The Anoplolepis gracilipes chromosome 7, ASM4749672v1, whole genome shotgun sequence genome segment ctataAATCTGTAGAATCTTATCAGATTTGAATCGTACTGTGTATTAAAAACGAAATGACTTTTaaacaaaatgtcaaaagccttcatgaaattttgtacatgaagtagaataaatttattgtctacatttaaaaagtattgagTCACAGCTGCTTTGCTGGAGCCTACAGCGACTAAACGTGATTGGGTCTTTTGTTTTGACTCTGATTCTAAGGGCGTATTGTTCTAgaacaaaacaaaacaaaaataataaaaactaacatTATATCAATGTATAATGACTTTTCTGACGTacctaaaattattaagtatattctATGATATacctttttgaataaaataattttttccaaaacCGCAGTTGATTTGTCTCTTACAGCTTTATTTTTTCCCCTAGCTGTTGGAGGAAGAAGTCGACTTAATGCTAAAATAGCACGTGTATGTTTATCCCAAGctgaaaattttctcaaatgttgcattttatatattattaaaactgtattaactttattaaatatatttattaccttCTTCCAATTTATCTATTGGAGGATGTATTTCGTAATCAATCTTGGAAAAAACTCTCAgaataatttcacaaaatttggtaaattcttttaagaaaaagtcATCATATTTAGGAAATAAGAGTTTATATTCTTCTTCAATCTGCAAaatccaataaaataaaaaattattacaataaagaattttatgtattttatttatatattacatcttatattaaaaatataaatgtataataatcaatattatatattatgtatttattttacatattttatatttatatattttattgtttcatatttctgttaaaaaattgtttaaattactAACTTACCAATTCAGGTGTATCTAAAAATCttggaaaaatatcaaaaaaattaatatttaaacaaaattttcttctgtACTGAAATGTGTCTTTgtgtttagaaataatttgtgATTTTTGATCTTGTGTGGCACttttgagaaaaagaataatatcttCAATTTCAGCTTGGGTTAAAGTCTCATTTTCATTTTGTGTAATGTTAACGCTTAGATCCTTTCTATTGTTTTCAGAATCTTCAttacatattgtttttcttttcataccTCTTCTTACGTTGGAGAGCCTATTTGCTAAATAGCCTGTTTTAGTTACTGGATCGTAAAAAGATTCCTAAAAAGCAATAAACtgtaaatgtgaaaaattgcctttataaattaatagaatttatattttagaatactGTTTAAATAATGTGTTTTGTATTTACACAGCCTAATATAGTTTCCGGATCTcgtaatttcgggaaaagttCTACTATAATTTTGGCAAACTGACATTTATCTGATGAAGTTAATGGAccctttaattcttttttcaaagcAAGCATTTGAGTAACCACTATGTTAATCATCCGTCTTCTATTTATATCACTTAAAAATCCCTTCTTATTATACtcttcaaaaatatcttttccacaCGGATTctctaaaatatcttttttgatgatctaaaaattaatataaaagatcgCATGAAATAATctgtctttaaatattttttaatatactactataattatataaaatgacaatacttcttttgtaataatttttccttttggTAGTTGTGgttgtaaaaatagaaaattgtgAACATTTTGTTGAGAAGTTCCTGCTTCGTCTTCTTCAGAAGTATCGGTAACAGTTATGTTGGAGGAAGAACTCGGTGTTGTTGGATAAtctaaatctataaaaaagtgACCCTACATGtgaataatgatatacatatatatgtaacttatatatttataattgtaaaacactttaaaaaatttacctaGTACTGTTGGACTATTTacttcaattataataatagcacCTCTTCCGAAAAACTGGACatgttcaattaaaaattcttctgTTAATATAGCTTTCTTTTcatcataaaatttgaatcttttattatttaaatcaaaaaatatttcttttgctaagaaaatataaaaaacaaaaattacaaaaaagtttaaaaga includes the following:
- the LOC140667940 gene encoding uncharacterized protein isoform X3; this encodes MANDNDDFNQFPESNSLTQNTYYNLIQNGISFIFEYKNQRQWVKVLYPYSYEMFEAKAKEIFFDLNNKRFKFYDEKKAILTEEFLIEHVQFFGRGAIIIIEVNSPTVLDLDYPTTPSSSSNITVTDTSEEDEAGTSQQNVHNFLFLQPQLPKGKIITKEIIKKDILENPCGKDIFEEYNKKGFLSDINRRRMINIVVTQMLALKKELKGPLTSSDKCQFAKIIVELFPKLRDPETILGCESFYDPVTKTGYLANRLSNVRRGMKRKTICNEDSENNRKDLSVNITQNENETLTQAEIEDIILFLKSATQDQKSQIISKHKDTFQYRRKFCLNINFFDIFPRFLDTPELIEEEYKLLFPKYDDFFLKEFTKFCEIILRVFSKIDYEIHPPIDKLEEAWDKHTRAILALSRLLPPTARGKNKAVRDKSTAVLEKIILFKKNNTPLESESKQKTQSRLVAVGSSKAAVTQYFLNVDNKFILLHVQNFMKAFDILFKSHFVFNTQYDSNLIRFYRFIETYFYKINNGPVTPRVREVYTLLRNQMDV
- the LOC140667940 gene encoding uncharacterized protein isoform X4, which produces MKVFFVLGAKCCHEIITVHNNVDYGIQGPYDDSLFSKMANDNDDFNQFPESNSLTQNTYYNLIQNGISFIFEYKNQRQWVKVLYPYSYEMFEAKAKEIFFDLNNKRFKFYDEKKAILTEEFLIEHVQFFGRGAIIIIEVNSPTVLDLDYPTTPSSSSNITVTDTSEEDEAGTSQQNVHNFLFLQPQLPKGKIITKEIIKKDILENPCGKDIFEEYNKKGFLSDINRRRMINIVVTQMLALKKELKGPLTSSDKCQFAKIIVELFPKLRDPETILGCESFYDPVTKTGYLANRLSNVRRGMKRKTICNEDSENNRKDLSVNITQNENETLTQAEIEDIILFLKSATQDQKSQIISKHKDTFQYRRKFCLNINFFDIFPRFLDTPELIEEEYKLLFPKYDDFFLKEFTKFCEIILRVFSKIDYEIHPPIDKLEEAWDKHTRAILALSRLLPPTARGKNKAVRDKSTAVLEKIILFKKVYHRIYLIILEQYALRIRVKTKDPITFSRCRLQQSSCDSILFKCRQ
- the LOC140667940 gene encoding uncharacterized protein isoform X1, yielding MKVFFVLGAKCCHEIITVHNNVDYGIQGPYDDSLFSKMANDNDDFNQFPESNSLTQNTYYNLIQNGISFIFEYKNQRQWVKVLYPYSYEMFEAKAKEIFFDLNNKRFKFYDEKKAILTEEFLIEHVQFFGRGAIIIIEVNSPTVLDLDYPTTPSSSSNITVTDTSEEDEAGTSQQNVHNFLFLQPQLPKGKIITKEIIKKDILENPCGKDIFEEYNKKGFLSDINRRRMINIVVTQMLALKKELKGPLTSSDKCQFAKIIVELFPKLRDPETILGCESFYDPVTKTGYLANRLSNVRRGMKRKTICNEDSENNRKDLSVNITQNENETLTQAEIEDIILFLKSATQDQKSQIISKHKDTFQYRRKFCLNINFFDIFPRFLDTPELIEEEYKLLFPKYDDFFLKEFTKFCEIILRVFSKIDYEIHPPIDKLEEAWDKHTRAILALSRLLPPTARGKNKAVRDKSTAVLEKIILFKKNNTPLESESKQKTQSRLVAVGSSKAAVTQYFLNVDNKFILLHVQNFMKAFDILFKSHFVFNTQYDSNLIRFYRFIETYFYKINNGPVTPRVREVYTLLRNQMDV
- the LOC140667940 gene encoding uncharacterized protein isoform X2, coding for MLYLTISASELLEEYAIYLRLGIFVNKSIIMANDNDDFNQFPESNSLTQNTYYNLIQNGISFIFEYKNQRQWVKVLYPYSYEMFEAKAKEIFFDLNNKRFKFYDEKKAILTEEFLIEHVQFFGRGAIIIIEVNSPTVLDLDYPTTPSSSSNITVTDTSEEDEAGTSQQNVHNFLFLQPQLPKGKIITKEIIKKDILENPCGKDIFEEYNKKGFLSDINRRRMINIVVTQMLALKKELKGPLTSSDKCQFAKIIVELFPKLRDPETILGCESFYDPVTKTGYLANRLSNVRRGMKRKTICNEDSENNRKDLSVNITQNENETLTQAEIEDIILFLKSATQDQKSQIISKHKDTFQYRRKFCLNINFFDIFPRFLDTPELIEEEYKLLFPKYDDFFLKEFTKFCEIILRVFSKIDYEIHPPIDKLEEAWDKHTRAILALSRLLPPTARGKNKAVRDKSTAVLEKIILFKKNNTPLESESKQKTQSRLVAVGSSKAAVTQYFLNVDNKFILLHVQNFMKAFDILFKSHFVFNTQYDSNLIRFYRFIETYFYKINNGPVTPRVREVYTLLRNQMDV